The genomic stretch agataatgtttcatcttctatttaaaataacttttcagcactttgcaactgaagaaGTACCGAAAAGTAGTTGAaaagggtactatcaaaattttgagtatttacttgcttgctggtggtttagggctcatttccactatcgtgaatttgcatgcgtttttcgcatgcaaattcgcatagcaatacaagtgaatgggactgtttccacttgtcaggattcctttgcgtttttctgtgcagaaaaaattcgcatggcagagccatcagaattcgcataccgcaatgcgaatcgcatacaatgtatttaataggaaattcgcatgaggtttaggtatgcgaattttcatgcgaattcgcatagaaacaatgtaaaagcactgccatggttaaatacgcatgcatcgtcatccatgcgaattcgcgtgcgaatttgcataaaattttgcatggacccgcatgcgaaatttgcatccgcatgcaaatttttaccgtggcgattcgcaccgcacaagtggaaatgcagcctgaaaGGGGATTTTATtggccattttttaaaatatcacctaggtaggAGAAAGctaaggagaaaacgttaatatgGGTCCCTGTGCCTTTGAGGAAATGGTGGCATTCAGCAGAGATGAAGCTGTTAATGATATAAGCagctgcagggcagtttctaggctaaatttcacccagggcgagagtgtaaaaaatcgccccccccccaaggagccaggcataggtgcccgcagtataggttagctacgtaggtgcccgcagtataggttagcccatatagttgctacCAGTATGGgtaagataggtagatgcccccagtaaagtttagataggtaggtgcccgcagtataggttagataggtaggttcctccagtatgggttagataggtaggttcccccagtatgggttagataggtaggttcctccagtatgggttagataggtaggttcctccagtatgggttagataggtaggttcctccagtatgggttagataggtaggttcccccagtatgggttagataggtaggttcctgcagtttagtttagataggtaggtccccgcagtataggttagttaggtaggttcccgcagtataggttagttaggtaggttgccgcagtataggttagttaggtaggttcctgcagtataggttagataggtaggtgctcgcaatacaggttagttaggtagcttcccgcagtttaggttaaataggtaggttcccgcagtttaggttaaataggtaggtgacgGTCCTCGCAGTTTAGGTTAGGTATGGGTGACAGAAGAGGACCGCAGCAGCGGGGGATGCGGACATAATAGTCAGGGCCGgatacaatcccccccccccccaaaaaaaaaaaacatagatccATACACACCGAGcggggttgggggggaggggcttgtaaGGGTGGAGAGGAGCAGTAACTAAAGAGGTGGTCAGGGCGAGGAGATATCTGTGAGGTAGGAGTTAGGAAAAAAAGGATAGAGTGGGGCAGCCAGAACTGAGGGGGTGGTCAGAGtgaataagttagccaggtaaggGTAGAAATTAAAGGGGCTAGCCACGACCATTTTTTCCTTAAGGGCAAACCTACAACAGCTCacagcatgcccccctctataGAGGCAATACAGCTGCCAAAATGCCCCTAcccctccacagaggcaccacagcttccaTGATGCTACTTCCCTTCCAGAGGCACCGTAGTTTCCAGCATGCCTATCAGTCTCCATATAGTATTGGGTTGTCCCCCAGAGCTGGCTGCCAGGTCCCCTCAAATGTGAATAGTggttccccagggcccctgtATTTGCAGTGGACTGCATTCATGTGTCACTGGGTCAGAGAGATGGAGGATAAAGCACAGAGAAGCAAGCTGTACAGTTAAGTGTGCTCTTCTGCGAATATGCTGCAGAGGCTCCAGGGGGCCACTAATcactttggggggggaggggagaccaGGGGGTCCTCCAGCCAGCCCTAAGGGACAACTCGATACTATATGGAGGAGGAAGGGCATGCTTGGAACGGTAGTGCCTGTATATAGAGAGGTGGTTCTTGCTGGGAGGTATGGTGACCCTATAGTccaggaggggcatgctgggggcagtggtgcctctgtgaatgggcatgctgggagcagtgatgCCTCTATGGACAGGAGGGGCATGCTGGtaactgtggtgcctctatggagtgggactACATGGTGAGGGGAACAAATGCTACTTTGGAGAAAGGGGGGAGGGTGCACTCTCAAGCATACAGTCACAACAGCTActcacaagcatgcagccacagAAGGTATCCCCTGTCAGGAATCAGATCATCCAGTTTCCTGCATCGTTATGCCTGTCTTCTGTGCACTGTGATAggctgcatacagggccctgcttCTCCCCGTGTCCATGTGAGCTCCAGTCCAGATCAGCTGAGCTAATCAGCTGatcactctctccctcccccaccgtgctttctctctctctcttccctccaGGACATATACTGTAGCTGCTGTGGTTCTTCTCATTTGTGCACGGAGATCTCACTCTATGCCTGTCCCCTGTGGGTTTCTGATCTGTGGCACTGGCAGCCCCAGCAGCAAAGAGACTTCCGTCTAGTAGAGGCAGCCACTGTTTCTTCTTCTTATGTCTGTGCGCAAGTGTGCAAAGCTGGCGGCTGGACAGAACTGCGGACTCTGTCTGTCGCTATGTGCTAATAAGAAATGTTGTCAGCGGCTCCCCACCAGCCCCAAGCAATTTTCTGCCTGCCCTGataatagttacaactcacctccttccgccaaacccgcgctgcttcaatgtccttcctttcccggcatctgtctcagtaacagcgctccctgtgatgacatgcggtacgtcatcacagggggtgctgttactaGGCGACGGACGctgggagaggaaagacattgaaactgcgggggaacggctgaagaaggtgagttgtaactattatgtcTGTTCCTCCcgctcctgcttccccctcctgccgcAAAATAAAGCGCCCCGGGCGATGGCACGTGTCgcacacccatagaaacggggctgagcAGCTGTTAGAGCTTGAAATCTTCTAGACTGTAAGCTTGCAAGCTCACAGTTCTactggtgttcctttttttctgctgTATTGCTCTATAACATTAACCTTTTAACTTTACTGCTCATGAGATAACTATTATTTATTTTGGTTTTGAGTAAAGTGTATGTTTTATTGGAGCTAAACAAATTAAAGGAACTCCAACTTTACTTTTCCCTACTGTGCTCCCCAAGGCTGTCTGGTGCCTTGGGTACTTCATCAACTTGTTCTACTCCTCATTGATAGTATTTACTAAGCAAACTTGCCAACCTGAGCATAACTTTTCTAAGGGGAATCGCCAGAATTTGCTGGCTACAGTGTCCCAAAAGCTgtcaggtcatgcctgcacatcAGACACCTCTCAAATGTCTGGGCACAACTTATCTAGAAAGAAAACTGCATAAATCTCTTACATTCGTTCTGGGAAGGCTTTCGATATTCAAATGATCTAATTGCCATTCTAAATATGTCTGGCCTTGCCTTCCATGCTCTTCACAATCTCTGGCTGTTTCAGTGCGTGTCATCTTCACTTTTTACCAGTTTTGACATGCTAAATTATATAAAATTATAAGGGATTTTAGGCTTTTATAATCCTTTTTAGCTCCTTACAAAATCCTGCTGTTTCTTGTCCACCATGACTTAACTGGGCATACAGTAAAACACTTCAAGCAGATGTAGAGGGATATGTGCTAATTTGTTTAGTACTTCCCCCAATTGTATGACTGTTGTAGCCATGTTGGCCTATCAAAAGATACATTCATTTTCAGTAAACAATCATGAAGTGTTAACAGACCACTAACACACAGCAAAATTGGTTATTCAGTTATTTGGTCATACTATGCAGTGGCACAATCAGTTTGCTATAATGCCCTCAGCCTGCTTGCTCCAAAAAGCACAAAGATATATttatatgggcagcacagtggcgtagcggttagcgctctcgccttgcatcgctgggttccctggttcgaatcccagccaggtcaataactgcaaggagtttgtatgttctccctgtgtctgtgtgggtttcctcccgacactcaggtttcctcctacatcccaaaaacgtacaggtaagttaattggcttccccctaatttagccctagactaccatacaacacctatgactatggtaggggctagattgtgagctcctccaaggggcagttggtgacaagactatacactcacctaaaggattattaggaacaccatactaatacggtgtttgaccccctttcgccttcagaactgctttaattctatgtggcattgattcaataaggtgctgaaagcattctttagtaatgttggcccatattggtaggatagcatcttgcagttgatggagatttgtgggatgcacatccaggtcaTGAAGCTCCTGGtctatcacatcccaaagatgctctattgggtttagatctggtgactgtgggggccattttagtacagtgaactcattgttatgttcaagaaaccaatttgaaatgattctaactttgtgacatggtgcattatcctgctggaagtagccatcagaggatgggtacatggtggtcatgaagggatggacatggtcagaaacaatgctcaggtaacctgtggcatttaaacgatgcccaattggcactaaggagcctaaagtgtgccaagaaaacatcccctcacaccattacaccaccaccaccagcagcctgcacagtggtaacaaggcatgatggatccatgttctcattctgtttacgccaaattctgactttatcgagactcatcagaccaggcaagatttttccagtctttaactgtccaattttggtgagctcgtgcaaattgtagcctctttttccaatttatagtggagatgagtggacttctgctgttgtagcccatcggcctcaaggttgtgcgtgttgtggcttcacaaatgctttgctgcatacctctgttGTAACGAgcagttatttcagtcaacgtttctctatcagcttgaatcagtcagcccattctcctctgacctccagcatcaacaaggcattttcgcccacaggactgccacttactggatgtttttcccttttcacaccattctttgtaaaccctaaaaatgtcagtaactgagcagattgtgaaatactcagaccggcccatctggcaccaacaaccatgccacgcttaaaattgcttaaatcgtctttcccattctgacattcagttttgagttcaggagattgtcttgaccaggaccacacccctaaatgcattgaagcaactgccatgtgattggttgattaaccctcctggcggtctaataaattccgccaggaggcagcgctagctgcatgcagcaaaaaaaaaattaagcaattcggcccagcagggcctgagaaaacctcctgcgcggcttaccccgaactacgtttggggttaccggcaggaaggttaaataattgcattaatgtgagtgtatatactctgtacagcgctgcagaagatgttggcactatataaatactaaatagaaaaaatatttatttagtgGACTACAAATTCTGTAGAGCTTCACAGAGCCATTAAAAAAACCCCAGTGCTTGAATATAAGAGTCTTTACTTTGCACAGATGTTTCTCAGGTAGTTGTGTTTTTGCACAGAGTATTTGTTTCTTTGAAGTTGCATAGGTATAATAGGGTCAGTGTAAATACAGAGTTCTTAACAGTTGCTCTTCCACAGAGATGATTATTTCAATAACTATGAAATCACAAAGATGGCAGCGTGTTGCTGACAATATTCAACTACACTTGGGATATTTGCATCCTTGCATTTGCATCATTCTAATAGATTTTCACTGGGAGCATAATCTTATAGCTGTATTTACATATGGCATGTCTTTTCGGTGCAATTTCAGTGTCATAAATTGCGGCCCAGCACTAGATTTGAATACAATGATAATGCTTCAAATAGGACTGAGCTTCTATTCTGACATCTGCCTAaagactgcagagcactatataaACTCAATGGCCTTTCCCTACTAGCGCACTTATGGCTTTttcccatacgtattttaaatatTGATCATTTTACTAGCAAAATACCTTGACAGAGGGGAGATGAGGGAGACCAAAAGCTCCAAAAACCATGGGATATATTTGGAACATATTTTCAATCAAACACTTTGGGGGCCGTatgcaactctttttttttttttttttttttttcacctgagttttctcctatgtgatgttttcacaacttgtaaataaaatgcctttaaaaccaccagcatgcaaacaaatactcaaaacaattttaatagtactttttcacctactttttggtacgatTTCCCTTGCAAAGTGCTAAATAGTCGTAAAacaaagattaaaaattatctcatcTCATAGGGGATGTTTCTCACTGACCATCagctttctgagcgttttttaaaaaactcTCCCGTTGACTTGTGATAGTGTCAATTTtactgcgtttttttaaaaaaaattgctcagtAAGTTCTGATGATCAGAAAAGCACTCAAAGTGCTCCTGGTGTGTCTACAGCCTAACCCAACTGAAAACTGCCAGTTTATCTATTACTCTATAAACTTCCTACAATATGTAGCTTCTTGGTGAATGCTAAAACTGTTGTCTCAACTGAGCTGTCAGTTCACAATTACAGAATTTTGGTATGATTATCATTTATACTGGAGGCAAATGTACTGCCTAGTACTTTTAGAAAAAAGGTCACTTTGACAACTGACAGAAAATGTAAGTTTTGGGGATGAAATAGGATCTCTTTTTCATGCAGCCTTTAATAATAAAATGTCAGATTCTGTGTTACACCAGATTCATACAAATGCACTCACATTGTATGAAAACCCAGCTACTTCACAGGGAACCAGTACTTACATTACACATCTAAGAATCCCGTGATAGAAGCAACCATTCGCTAATCCCTGaccgggatagtcaatgagatgcagaattatgccgttttgtatgcaaatttttgtagcttaaaaattgaccaatcaaatcccgCCAATGTAttttctagctgcgtgtacaaggtTTGCATAACTGCAAcagcttggaattatttgcatctcattgacatctATCCGGAATCCCTGGCTTGTTTGATAAGCAAATTATTCTCTTCATAAAGTATTCTCCTCTTCATAAAGTATTCTCCACTACCTCTTGAAAGAAAAATAATTTAGCCAAACAAAGCCTCCAGCTCCTGGTTAATAATTCAGATGCCAGCTAATTGGCAGATGGTGGCTTTGACAGGCTCAGTCTCTTCATTGTTGGCTACATAGTTCCCATTCTATCGGTAAGATAGCATTTTAACTGGTAGGTGACCTAGAAGACAGAGTGCTGCTACTCTTATGctcaacacacactatacaatcttggttgtacagatttaccaaatctatgtagtttaagggccaacagattgaaaataccttgaatgattgattggataagctcttgtactacatgaaagtggtaagattgaacaaccaagattgtatggtgtgtgttgagccttaaggctgctttcacagttagacattacaacgcagcccaccgcacagtaatgaaaaatcaatgggctgttcacagtgcccacgttgcgttacattgtaacgcagcacgtcaagttaaagtgctgcacgttataagcggctaagccgcgttagaccgtttgcacatgctcagtagtgttggaggaggaggtcgcccctcctcctcctcggccagccacatggctaattaatattcactgcacggtgcagtgtttacttcctggagcggccgctctgtgcggcgattggctggcgggaccaagtgatgccacatgcgtcccagagtacgcatcatggacgccagagtgagctgcacaacgcggctcagtctgacgtccacatccaacaccaccaggcgttgcgttaggggcacgttatgcgaccataacgtcccctaaaacgcaacgtcctggtgggaaagtagccttaaaggtttctcactaagggcccatttccatatgTGAGATGCATGTCGGCACTTGTATTGATGCGAGTACACATCCAAATCTCTCTAGCCATGTACTGCTATGGGGATTTTATGTGTGATGCATAAAAATGGTGGTGACCGTTCATTCTTTCTCCCCGAAACGCGAATTCaaaagcagcctattgatttcaataggctcaaATTCTCCATCTGAATTTGTATGCGTTTAATTGCACTGAATCCCCCTTACAGGAATCGATCCTTAGGGTTTTTTTTAACCAATATTCCAGATTGCATGTGCCATCTttctaaccacttgaggacccaccctttacccccccttaaggaccagcgctgttttagctgatctgtgctgggtgggctctacagcccccagcacagatcagggttcaggcagagcgaccagatcgccccccttttttccccactagggggatgatgtgctgggggggtctgatcgctcctgcctgcctgggtgttgcggggggggggcacctcaaagcccctctccgcggcgaagttccccccccccttcctctcctccctcccttccccggagatccgaggctgcacaggaacggatctgtcctgtgcagcctctaacaggctcctgccagtcatgtgacagtgatccccggccgctgattggccggggatcgctgatctggtacaacgctgctactgttagcagcgttgtacggatgtaaacaaagcggattatttccgcttgtgtttacatttagcctgcgagccgcgaatggcggcccgcaggcttttcacggagccccccgccgtgaattgacaggaagcagccgcttgcgcgagcggctgcttcctgattaattagcttgcagccggcgacgcagaactccgtcgctggtcctgcagctgccactttgccgacgcgcggtatgagtgcgcggtcggcaagtggttaaggtggtgaTTAGCTAAAAAAAGATCATGGCTGTTCACACCGATGCCACTTTTATAAGATCATCAagattcacaaacaaaatctgtgaTTAACATTTTTCTACAGTAATGATCAGCCTAATCACCATGGTATAGGTTCTCAAATAGTGTTCACCATTTTAAAGATAGAGACTGACATAGACTATACTCAAAAACAATGATGTTTGTTTAAACAGCCTCCTTATCACAGATTGCCACTTTAAGAAATGGTGCTTTGTGACCACAAGGCAGGTCAATGTACCACATATCACAACTTTTTCTGGTGTGAATCTACTGCCTCAGCTGTTCTTCACACTAGGTCCATTACTCCATTCAAGTATATGGAGCTGCTGATCACCACCAGGGATTTTGCAGGGCGTCAATCAAAGCACCATAATAAATCTGATTGCCCATTTACAAagtttcaaacaaaaaaaatggagaaaagtgAAGCGGAAATCTGATAAAATTTCAAGTTTGTTATAAGTAGGCCTCGTAGAATGATTTCTTAAATGATTAGGTAGTTACATGAacttttaaatgtttttcttttatcttCTTTAGATTTGTTGGCATCAATGCATCGGATATCAACTTTTCATCTGGTCGATATGATACTTCAGTCAAGCCTCCATTTGATATCGGGTTTGAAGGAATTGGTGAAGTTGTAGCCTTGGGACTAAGTGCTAGCAAAAACTTTGCAGTTGGCCAACCAGTAGCTTATGTTCAGAGTGGTTCCTTTGCTGAGTATACAGTTGTACCAGCAGTAACGGCTATACCTGTCCCTTCAGTAACACCAGAATTTTTAACTTTTCTTGTCAGTGGCACAACCGCTTATATCAGCCTCAAAGAGTTTGGGCATTTGTCTGAAGGGAAGAAAGTGTTAGTGACAGCTGCAGCAGGAGGAACTGGACAGTTTGCTGTGCAGCTTGCAAAAATTGCTAAATGCTATGTTATCGGGACATGCTCTTCTGAAGAGAAAGCAGGTTTCTTAAAATCCATTGGTTGTGATCTCCCAATCAATTATAAGGCAGAAAAAGTAGCCTCTGTCCTAAAGGAAAAATGTCCAGAAGGAGTGGATGTTGTTTACGAGTCTGTTGGCGGAGAAATGTTTGATATGTCTGTTAACTGCCTGGCAACTAAAGGTCACCTTATCATAATTGGCTTTATATCAGGGTATAAAACTGCACAAGGTATTTTACCTGTAAAGGCGGCAGCCTTACCAGCCATATTACTTCGAAAATCTGCCAGTGTCCATGGTTTCTTTTTAACACAATATATGTCTGAATACAAAGAGGCCATAATGGCCTTGGTTAAACTGCACCAAAGTAAGAAGCTGGTGTGTGAAGTGGATAGGGGAGAACTGTCTCCAGAAGGCAAGTTCACTGGCTTGGAGTCTGTTTTCCGTGCTGTAGATTATATGTACACTGGGAAAAACATTGGGAAAATTGTAGTTGAATTACCTCACCTTGTCAACAGCAAGCTGTAAAAACAGAACAATGATATAAATCACAAAAGTACAAAAATGATACTTTCTGTTTGGAATGTCTAAAACATGTTGTAGCTAATGGATTGTATATTAAAAACAGTACAAAGGTGTTGGTAACATGTTTTCATTGcacttaaaaaaattgtattttttttatggcaCTTCATTGGTGTTTCACCAATTAACCTTAACAATGCCTGAAGAAATGCGAACTCCCATTGAAAAGTCCAGTATGTCAGGTTCTGTTCTGCAGATGTTAAGTATGTTGTTCCTTCATATACATCTGTCTAGCAGTTTATGGATGCATTTCCTGAATACGTTTATAatgcaataaattgatgtttcacaattttttttaattttaacaaTGCCTTAAATTCTCATTGCAAAACTACTTTTCTGTGTTCTGCGAGTCCAATAACTCAGGTTGTGAACTTTACATGttgtaatattttttaaatacaaCTCCTTTAAATGTGATTTTATTTTTCATTGAATActtgttagtaaaaaaaaatatgtatgacTAATTACTAACCATAATGCATgtctaccaatattttattttcctAATTTGCTGAATGACCAATAAATAGAAGCTATGGAATGAGACTGTAAAATGCAAAAAGTTTGCTGTGATCTAAAAATGTAAACTGTTATGTGTAtccgtgttttttgtttttttgcccccACCCATCCTGTTCACTAACCAATTTCATGGTCCAAGAAACCTCTTAAAACACAAGCAAACTTTGCTTTTGCATATGTATGAGTTTTTCTTTTGGCAATGAGTTTTGCCACTGAATAAATACCTTGCCAATAGCATAGGGTCCTCTACAAAAAGCAAATTAGCTTTTCCAGACTACGTTATGAGCTTTATATATTCATGTAAGGATTCTGTAAAACGGTAGAACTCTAGACAACTAGCAATAACATTAGTTTGCTtc from Hyperolius riggenbachi isolate aHypRig1 chromosome 5, aHypRig1.pri, whole genome shotgun sequence encodes the following:
- the PTGR3 gene encoding prostaglandin reductase 3 isoform X2, yielding MKKGGEKQAEDGSRQPVDPMMLTEIMAVSRRKDCSGKWENCSISRWKTALIFVGINASDINFSSGRYDTSVKPPFDIGFEGIGEVVALGLSASKNFAVGQPVAYVQSGSFAEYTVVPAVTAIPVPSVTPEFLTFLVSGTTAYISLKEFGHLSEGKKVLVTAAAGGTGQFAVQLAKIAKCYVIGTCSSEEKAGFLKSIGCDLPINYKAEKVASVLKEKCPEGVDVVYESVGGEMFDMSVNCLATKGHLIIIGFISGYKTAQGILPVKAAALPAILLRKSASVHGFFLTQYMSEYKEAIMALVKLHQSKKLVCEVDRGELSPEGKFTGLESVFRAVDYMYTGKNIGKIVVELPHLVNSKL
- the PTGR3 gene encoding prostaglandin reductase 3 isoform X1, with amino-acid sequence MSFLRVRAGLSFLAARQQCIRPWLLISRPGARPIVDMSYSHHFVDFHGSSIPTSMKKLVVTQLSPDFSKAVTLMPSVPVPVPGDGDLLIRNRFVGINASDINFSSGRYDTSVKPPFDIGFEGIGEVVALGLSASKNFAVGQPVAYVQSGSFAEYTVVPAVTAIPVPSVTPEFLTFLVSGTTAYISLKEFGHLSEGKKVLVTAAAGGTGQFAVQLAKIAKCYVIGTCSSEEKAGFLKSIGCDLPINYKAEKVASVLKEKCPEGVDVVYESVGGEMFDMSVNCLATKGHLIIIGFISGYKTAQGILPVKAAALPAILLRKSASVHGFFLTQYMSEYKEAIMALVKLHQSKKLVCEVDRGELSPEGKFTGLESVFRAVDYMYTGKNIGKIVVELPHLVNSKL